A region of Subtercola boreus DNA encodes the following proteins:
- a CDS encoding FHA domain-containing protein — translation MPRQTYVPGTWFAVVSERGVALLPGDVPATLAETVWAALDGGRGLGAVLESLTGAFGTSLTAIPPFAVALFTGPEVRLAVRGPLSIVVTEPGSAPLTVSGADITTWSERVATGAESLQLTAEDATPDDRASASAHDLRIGSGVVLARSLRVDVAATSSAAPVAAAADSAPTNILAVSAVESRAVAEDTLADTGTVQAAPSPAELEPVQPTSVEEVHEPLTDPVEDTRTDIPDEAYDHLWGTTVVKSVESAAVRDLDDDESERPDAAAVAPPRSGVTPGESGDPEPVAAPETPSAPAQTPAAPADWTAPPATGLIDRVPGFSAAIGAPAPAPGAQVPVPTPAPAPDPAPAAASAASSADVDHDGLTITVSELDALRRLGGAASASGTGTGSDQETGSQAAPVSHGSIRLSTGDTVTLDRTVIVGRRPRANRVDADRMPALITVPSPEQDISRNHLEVRIEGRHVLAVDLDTTNGSVLHREGTPPERLTPSEPVLLLDGDVIDIGDGVTLAFEGLS, via the coding sequence ATGCCCCGACAGACGTATGTCCCCGGAACCTGGTTCGCCGTGGTGAGCGAGCGCGGGGTCGCGCTGCTGCCCGGCGACGTACCGGCGACTCTGGCCGAGACGGTCTGGGCGGCGCTCGACGGCGGACGTGGGCTCGGCGCGGTCCTGGAATCGCTCACCGGCGCCTTCGGCACGAGTCTCACCGCCATCCCCCCGTTCGCTGTGGCCCTCTTCACCGGCCCGGAGGTTCGTCTCGCCGTGCGCGGCCCTCTCTCGATCGTGGTGACGGAGCCCGGCAGCGCACCCCTCACGGTCTCCGGTGCCGACATCACCACGTGGAGCGAACGTGTGGCCACAGGCGCAGAGTCCCTGCAGCTCACCGCCGAAGATGCGACTCCGGATGATCGTGCCTCTGCCTCCGCGCACGACCTCCGTATCGGCAGCGGTGTCGTGCTCGCCCGCTCGCTGCGGGTCGATGTGGCCGCGACCAGCAGCGCAGCCCCCGTGGCGGCAGCGGCCGATTCCGCTCCGACGAACATCCTCGCCGTCTCTGCGGTGGAGTCGCGTGCGGTCGCAGAAGACACCCTGGCCGACACGGGGACAGTTCAGGCCGCTCCGTCGCCGGCGGAGCTCGAGCCCGTGCAGCCGACCTCCGTCGAGGAAGTTCACGAACCTCTCACCGATCCGGTCGAGGACACGCGCACGGACATTCCCGATGAGGCATACGACCATCTGTGGGGGACGACGGTGGTGAAGTCCGTCGAGTCGGCGGCGGTGCGCGACCTCGATGACGACGAGAGCGAGAGGCCCGATGCGGCGGCCGTCGCTCCACCCCGCTCTGGCGTCACTCCTGGGGAGTCCGGGGATCCGGAACCCGTTGCTGCTCCGGAGACACCCTCCGCCCCGGCCCAGACGCCCGCCGCTCCGGCGGACTGGACCGCCCCACCCGCAACCGGGCTGATCGACCGCGTGCCCGGGTTCTCGGCCGCCATCGGTGCGCCCGCTCCGGCCCCCGGCGCACAAGTTCCCGTGCCCACCCCTGCTCCCGCCCCCGACCCTGCCCCGGCTGCTGCGTCTGCCGCGTCCAGCGCGGATGTCGACCATGACGGCCTCACGATCACCGTCTCGGAGCTCGACGCACTGCGGCGCCTCGGCGGAGCCGCATCCGCATCCGGAACCGGAACCGGATCCGACCAGGAGACGGGCTCCCAGGCAGCCCCGGTCTCGCACGGCAGCATCCGCCTCTCCACCGGCGACACCGTCACCCTCGACCGCACCGTCATCGTCGGTCGCCGGCCGCGCGCGAACCGCGTCGACGCCGACCGGATGCCCGCGCTCATCACCGTGCCGAGCCCCGAGCAGGACATCTCCCGCAACCATCTGGAGGTGCGCATCGAGGGGCGGCACGTTCTCGCGGTCGACCTCGACACCACGAACGGCTCCGTGCTGCACCGCGAGGGAACGCCTCCTGAACGCCTCACACCGAGCGAGCCGGTGCTGCTGCTCGATGGTGACGTGATCGACATCGGGGACGGCGTGACGCTCGCCTTCGAAGGCCTGTCGTGA
- a CDS encoding PP2C family protein-serine/threonine phosphatase codes for MTASESLPLSDLGVRAGSATDIGLRRAANEDAFLAESPVFVVADGMGGHDAGEVASALAVEAFRMLVGAPSASPAEVRTAFDKAAADIAAILPGGQRRAGTTVTGVTVSEVEGQAYWLVFNLGDSRTYRLAGGTLEQISVDHSVVQELVDEGEIDRAAAAVHPGRNIITRALGAGGVYRPDYWLVPVEPGDRLMLCSDGVSGELDDEAILEVLQQERDPQTAADRLVREGVLRGGRDNLTAVVIDAFDATLDARPQPGHDGPPLDTHNRHDSDEDTIPRAPLSAGKAP; via the coding sequence ATGACAGCTTCAGAGTCCCTCCCCCTCAGCGACCTCGGCGTGCGGGCGGGTTCGGCCACCGACATCGGCCTCCGCCGTGCCGCGAATGAAGACGCGTTCCTCGCCGAGTCCCCGGTCTTCGTCGTGGCCGACGGAATGGGCGGCCACGACGCGGGCGAGGTTGCCAGCGCGTTGGCCGTCGAGGCGTTCCGCATGCTCGTCGGAGCACCGTCCGCGAGCCCCGCGGAGGTGCGCACAGCCTTCGACAAGGCGGCGGCCGACATCGCCGCCATCCTGCCGGGAGGGCAGCGCCGCGCCGGAACCACCGTCACGGGAGTCACGGTCTCCGAGGTGGAGGGGCAGGCCTACTGGCTCGTCTTCAACCTCGGCGACTCCCGCACCTACCGGCTCGCCGGCGGCACGCTCGAGCAGATCAGCGTCGACCATTCCGTCGTGCAGGAACTTGTCGACGAGGGGGAGATCGACCGCGCGGCGGCGGCCGTGCATCCGGGGCGGAACATCATCACCCGGGCGCTGGGCGCGGGCGGCGTCTACCGGCCCGACTACTGGCTCGTGCCCGTCGAGCCGGGAGACCGACTGATGCTCTGCTCCGACGGTGTCTCCGGCGAACTCGACGACGAAGCCATTCTCGAGGTGCTCCAGCAGGAGCGGGACCCGCAGACAGCGGCAGACCGCCTGGTGCGCGAAGGCGTGCTGCGCGGGGGTCGCGACAATCTCACGGCCGTCGTCATCGATGCTTTCGATGCGACTCTGGATGCTCGGCCACAGCCCGGGCACGACGGGCCGCCCCTCGACACGCACAACCGCCACGACTCCGACGAGGACACGATCCCGCGAGCACCGCTCTCCGCCGGAAAGGCACCCTGA
- a CDS encoding serine/threonine-protein kinase encodes MSARRPPSLPPEIAGFSYVELLGSGGFADVFLYEQRMPRRRVAIKVLLPETLSAGARASFDAEANLMAQLSTHPSIVTIYQADISADGRPYLAMEYCPRPNLGARYRREKIGVAEVLRIGVQVAGAVETSHRAGILHRDIKPANILTTEYNRPALTDFGISVALVGGDERESVGMSIPWSPPEVFDQTPTSNAAADIYSLGATVYTLLAGRSPFELPGASNAGLDLIARIQSGRLEPTGRADVPESLERVLAIAMSRRETDRYSSALEFARALQKVQLELSLSVTPADVLDDALPARTEEDEDDGNTRIRGIVTIDPTAPAPTAPAPALRAPVAPMAPVPPVIVPPRIPEVSATADGDTVRPQPSAATPAGPGPAAPPVEETVRREQRPAGNDPQPSEAPARRSRLPLLIGGAAVLVVVVVLGVVFAVNSGGGSPAAQVTSSADAPVDIQPAERVPAVSGITAETSAAGVVFTWQNPKPEAGDVFLWGTVTPGAEPKLVAITEPTVTVPAAASGQVCIEVSIRRTDGRASDPVTKCQP; translated from the coding sequence GTGAGCGCGCGCCGCCCACCGTCGCTCCCACCCGAGATCGCCGGGTTCAGCTATGTCGAGCTTCTCGGATCCGGCGGTTTCGCCGACGTCTTCCTCTACGAGCAGCGGATGCCGCGCCGCCGTGTCGCGATCAAAGTCCTCCTGCCCGAGACCCTCTCGGCGGGAGCCCGCGCCAGCTTCGACGCCGAGGCCAACCTGATGGCCCAGCTCTCCACCCATCCGTCGATCGTCACGATCTACCAGGCCGACATCTCGGCGGACGGCCGGCCGTACCTCGCCATGGAGTACTGCCCGCGGCCGAACCTCGGTGCCCGGTACCGCCGCGAGAAGATCGGCGTCGCCGAAGTACTCCGGATCGGGGTGCAGGTGGCCGGCGCCGTCGAGACCTCGCACCGGGCCGGGATCCTGCACCGGGACATCAAGCCGGCGAACATTCTCACAACGGAATACAACCGTCCTGCCCTGACCGACTTCGGAATCTCCGTCGCCCTGGTGGGTGGGGACGAGCGGGAATCCGTCGGCATGTCGATCCCGTGGTCGCCTCCCGAGGTCTTCGACCAGACCCCGACCAGCAACGCGGCGGCGGACATCTACTCCCTCGGCGCGACGGTCTACACGCTGCTCGCGGGCCGCTCGCCGTTCGAACTGCCGGGGGCGTCGAACGCCGGGCTCGACCTGATCGCGCGCATCCAGAGCGGCCGGCTCGAACCGACCGGCCGGGCCGATGTTCCCGAGTCGCTCGAGCGGGTGCTGGCGATCGCGATGAGCCGGCGGGAGACCGACCGCTACTCGTCGGCGCTGGAGTTCGCGCGGGCACTGCAGAAGGTGCAGCTCGAACTCAGCCTGTCGGTCACCCCCGCCGATGTGCTCGACGACGCGCTGCCGGCGCGCACCGAGGAAGACGAGGACGACGGGAACACCCGCATCCGCGGCATCGTCACGATCGACCCGACCGCCCCCGCGCCGACGGCACCCGCACCCGCACTGCGCGCCCCCGTGGCGCCCATGGCACCCGTTCCACCCGTGATCGTGCCACCACGGATTCCCGAGGTGTCCGCGACCGCCGACGGAGACACCGTCCGTCCGCAGCCGTCCGCAGCCACCCCGGCAGGGCCGGGCCCCGCCGCCCCGCCCGTCGAGGAGACGGTGCGCCGCGAGCAGAGGCCAGCCGGGAACGACCCGCAGCCGTCCGAGGCCCCCGCCCGTCGCTCGCGCCTGCCGCTCCTCATCGGCGGCGCGGCCGTGCTTGTCGTCGTCGTGGTTCTCGGGGTGGTGTTCGCGGTGAACTCCGGCGGCGGCAGCCCCGCAGCGCAGGTCACCTCGTCCGCTGATGCGCCGGTCGACATCCAGCCGGCCGAACGTGTTCCCGCCGTCAGCGGCATCACCGCCGAGACGTCTGCCGCAGGCGTCGTCTTCACCTGGCAGAACCCGAAGCCGGAGGCGGGCGACGTCTTCCTCTGGGGAACCGTCACCCCGGGGGCCGAACCGAAACTCGTGGCCATCACGGAGCCGACCGTCACCGTGCCCGCCGCGGCGTCGGGCCAGGTCTGCATCGAGGTGAGCATCCGGCGAACGGATGGCCGGGCCTCCGATCCCGTCACGAAGTGCCAGCCGTGA
- a CDS encoding RDD family protein encodes MSGGVGTSTPGGSFPCTQCGSPVPANAPFCLACGTPVSSRTRATALGLATVQAAGGADGAPAASGAAAGGVATGGVAAGGFAAAAGDWRPTPVVPPLHADTLVAANYGRRVLAYLIDGAFAAVISSIVATVVALTGGFTSARPGSIAINGWSFVIVVAGSLLYPLLTLLMQAFLGYSFGKRMLGLRLVRSDTFTTPGLLRMIVRSLIVAAGSLVLGVGRLVVYLSALWDPARQNRGWHDRVAKTWVIDVVRGPDPLRIGTGEIVGTAALSSSTPLQQPRPATSIAPEPPATPDAPSPASSPTPAPAPAPAPAPAPAPAPAPAPIISAVPGFGPPATSTAPETLPAADEPDVDSTRIAAPAPSRPAGIAFRLDTGELLPVDRAGVLGRDPVSPSGDPAALLLRVPGDSASVSKTHLDVDPAPWISDRGSTNGTRLVRGTVVTVVVAGERTALRVGDTVRIGTRSFTVVEVPAR; translated from the coding sequence GTGAGCGGGGGCGTCGGAACGTCGACCCCCGGAGGCAGCTTTCCCTGCACCCAGTGCGGATCCCCCGTACCCGCGAACGCACCGTTCTGCCTGGCCTGCGGCACGCCGGTGTCGTCGCGCACCCGCGCCACCGCTCTCGGGCTGGCGACGGTGCAGGCGGCTGGCGGGGCAGATGGTGCTCCGGCGGCCAGTGGGGCTGCGGCTGGTGGGGTTGCGACCGGTGGGGTGGCGGCCGGTGGGTTCGCCGCGGCTGCAGGTGACTGGCGACCGACCCCGGTCGTGCCGCCCCTCCACGCCGACACCCTCGTCGCCGCGAACTACGGCCGCCGCGTGCTCGCCTACCTCATCGACGGCGCCTTCGCAGCGGTCATCTCGAGCATTGTCGCAACCGTCGTCGCGCTGACCGGCGGATTCACGTCCGCCCGCCCGGGTTCGATCGCGATCAACGGTTGGAGCTTCGTGATCGTCGTCGCCGGCTCCCTGCTCTACCCCCTCCTCACACTGCTGATGCAGGCCTTCCTCGGCTACAGCTTCGGCAAACGGATGCTCGGCCTCCGCCTCGTGCGCTCCGACACGTTCACCACCCCCGGGCTGCTCCGGATGATCGTGCGCTCCCTCATCGTCGCGGCCGGCAGCCTCGTGCTCGGCGTCGGCCGGCTCGTGGTCTACCTCTCCGCGCTCTGGGACCCCGCCCGCCAGAACCGGGGCTGGCACGACCGGGTCGCGAAGACCTGGGTCATCGATGTCGTGCGCGGACCCGACCCGCTGCGGATCGGCACCGGCGAGATCGTCGGCACGGCCGCACTGTCGTCGAGCACCCCGCTGCAGCAGCCGAGACCCGCGACATCCATCGCACCCGAGCCTCCGGCGACGCCTGACGCACCCTCTCCCGCCTCATCCCCGACACCTGCACCAGCACCTGCACCTGCACCTGCACCTGCACCTGCACCTGCACCTGCACCTGCACCGATCATCTCGGCCGTGCCCGGATTCGGCCCACCCGCGACATCCACCGCCCCGGAGACCCTGCCCGCAGCCGACGAGCCCGACGTCGACAGCACCCGCATCGCCGCCCCGGCTCCCTCCCGCCCGGCCGGCATCGCCTTCCGGCTCGACACCGGGGAGCTCCTGCCGGTCGACCGGGCCGGCGTGCTCGGCCGTGACCCCGTCTCACCCAGCGGTGACCCCGCCGCCCTGCTGCTCCGCGTACCGGGGGACAGCGCATCCGTCTCGAAGACCCACCTCGACGTCGACCCTGCTCCGTGGATCAGCGACCGCGGTTCCACCAACGGCACCCGCCTCGTGCGCGGCACCGTCGTCACCGTGGTCGTGGCAGGGGAGCGCACCGCCCTCCGCGTGGGCGACACCGTCCGGATCGGCACCCGATCCTTCACCGTCGTGGAGGTACCCGCCCGATGA